CCCCGGGGCCACCTTCATCTCCACGCCGTGCAGCACGGGGCGCCCGCCACGGGTGACGCCGACGCCGGTACAGGTCAATTGGGCCCGGTCGCGGGCGGGCAGGGTAAGGACAGTCACGTTCTCTTCCTCCGGAAGGAGGCGCACGTCACCCCTGGGACCACGGGGATCACCGGGATCAAGAGGACCACTGGGGGAGCGCACCGACTCTGACGATCGACCCGGCCCGACAGGGAGCGGGGCCGCGGGCGAACTCGTGGCTGCCGACTCGTCACACGCGTGAGAAGCGGAGCCAGGGGCCCGGTCAGAGGTAGAGGACGTAACTCATACGACGACCGTAACAGCGCCGGGAGTCGGGCGGCCACCGAATATCGAGCCCCCGGGGGAGCGGCGGGCCCGCGTGAGGCGGGAGGGGGATGTCGCCGGTGCCTCCTCCGTCAGGCATCCTCCGTCAGGTCTGCTCCGTCAGGCGGCGAGCGCGGCCGGTTCGCCCAGGCGGGCGGCGGCCGTGCGCCACGCGGCGGTCACCGCCGCGTGCGCCTGCCGGGTGTTCGCCGTGTGGTCGGCGGTGAGCGAGAGCGGCGCCCCGACGTGGACGTGGAGCTCGGGGCGGCGCAGGGGCGCGGTGACCAGTCCCGCCACCTGCTTGACCGTGCCGCCGGAGGTGACCCGGCGGGCCCCGGCCTGGCCGACCGGGACGACGGGCGCTCCGGTGCGCGCCGCGAGCCGGGTCAGGCCGCTGCGGAACGCCCCGGGCGCGGCTTCGGCGGCGTCCTTGCGGACCGGGATGCCGCCCTCGGCGTAGATCAGGACCGTCCGGCCCTCGGCCAGCGCGGCGGCGGCGAGATCGAGGGCGTCGGCGGCGCGCGGGTCCCTCCGATACACCGGGATGTACCCCTCGCGGGTGAGCGCACGGCCCAGCAAGGGGATCCGCCACAGACCGGCGGCGCCCATGGCGACGGGCTCGATGCCGAGGCGGTGCAGCGCGGCGAGCACGATCGCGGGATCGGCGAGCGAGGTGTGGTTCGCGACGACGATGCTGCCCGGCGTCCAGACGGATCCGGCGTCGACGGTCACCGTGAGACGTCCGACGACAGGCACCAGGACGTCGGCGAGGCGGCTGAACATGAGGTCTCTCCCGATCTCGACGAGGAAGACCCCATCGTCGGGCCGACCGCGGCACCGGATCTTGAGTGCGCGTACTCAACTTCGCGTGGTGCCGATACCCAGAGCCGGCGCATCGGCCGTGGTCCGCCCGGCACCGGTCGATCCGCCCCTCCCGGTATCGCCCGGGTGGCGTTCCGACTCCGGTCGGAGGGCGCGCCGAACCGGTGTGACCGCGCTGGGTTCGGCACACTGCTGTCCACCCTCTGAACCACCGACCCGGCGGAGTGCCCGTGTCCGTGCCCGTGCCCAAGCCCGTGACCCACGACCTCGTCCCGCGCGGATGCGCGCACCCCACCCACCGCGCCACCCGCCCCGCCACCCCCGGCGCCCCCTCATGACCCTGCTCGACCTCGGCCGCATCCGTCTCTTCTGCACCTCCCTCGGCCCTCAGGCCCGCGAGGACGCCCCCACATTGCTCCTCGTGCACGGCTGGGGCGGCGACGGCCGGGAGTGGTCGCCGCACGCGGAGGCGCTGGCCGACCGGTTCCGGATCCTCGTCCCGGACCTGCGCGGTCACGGCCGCTCCGAGGTGCCGGACGAGGGCAACACCCCGGCGGAGATGGCGGAGGACCTGGCCGTGCTGCTCCACTCGCTGGGCGCCGGGCCGGTCGTCGCCGTCGGCCACTCCATGGGCGTCCAGGTCGTCAACCTGCTCGCCGTCCACCACCCGAACGCCGTGCGGTCGGTCATCGCCCTCGACCCCGCGCACGGCGCGGACGAGGCCGAGGCCGCGCGGATTCCCACCCGTCTGGCCGAGTACCGGGAACACGGCGCCCGTGCCGCCGCCGTCCTCGTGGCCGGTGCCTTCTCCCCGGGGGCCCCGCCCGGGCTCCGTACGGCGCACATCCGCACGATGCTCGGCACACCGGACCACGTCATCGCCCAGGCCTACGCGGGCATGTACACCGACCCCGGAGCGGTGGGGGTCCGCCCGCACAGCGAGACGCATCTGCGCCGCCGGACCCAACCGGCGCTCACGGTGTGGTCGTTCGAGGAGCACGCCGCGTGGGAGCGCGGCACGCTGCGGGTGCCCGGCTCGCGCGTCGAGCACTGGCCCCACACCGGCCACTACCTGCACGAGGAGCGGACGGACCGCACGATCCGGCTCATCCGTGACTGGGCGGCCGGCGAACAGCCCGGCTGACGCGCGAGCGGACGGTCGGTGGAAGTACGTAGCGGCATACGTAACCCGCTGAACAGGCACTCTCCGATCCGCCTCCCTCGGTCTCCCTTCGTTAGCCTCGTCGCATGCCTCTCACCGTCGATCAGTTGACCGGATACGTGGAACGCGGACTGGACGCCGATCTGGCGCGCTGGTTCCCCGACGAGGAGCCCGTCGCCGTTCCCGCGTCGACCCGCCCGGTCGCCCCGTTCCTCACCAGGCTCCCGCCGGCCGCCGCGACGGCGCTCGCCGCGTTCGACCGCAGGGTCCGCTCCGGAACCATGCAGCGGTTCCTCGACATCGAGGACTGGTCGTACGCCTTCGAGTTCGCCGAGAACGGCGAGGTGATCCTCGACTCCGACTATGAGACGGAGCTCTCCGACGACGACGTGTGGTCCATCGGCTGCGACGGCGGAGGGAACTACTACGTCGTCCTCACCAGCGGTCGCGTCGCGGTGTGGTTCCACGAGGAGCAGGTCATCGAGGCCGACACGCAGTACGACAACCTGGACGTCTTCCTGTGGTCGCTGGTCCGCTACGCCGCCGTGCGCGCCGGCGTGCTCGACCTGGCCTCAGTCGAGGCCGACTTCCGGTCCCTCGGACAGCCGGGAGCACTGGCCCCGGAGATCGGCCTCCTCGCCCTGATGTCCTGACGAGGGTCGCGCAGCCGAACGCGCACCACTCGCCGATGAGTTCGTGGTCGCGTTACTCCTCGGCGGCGACGGCGATCTCCCGTGGAGACACGCGCCCAGTTCGGCTACACGGCGCCGCCGCCTGTTCGAGGCCCAGGCCCAGGGGCGGATGATCGGGGGCTACTTCGACGTGTCGTTCTGACGGGCACGGCTTGCCTCTTCTATCGAATCTCGATAGATTTCTATCGCTGGTCGAGTGGAGGGGTGAAGGAGGGTGTCGTGGGGAAGCTGACGGTGCTGGCGTTGCGGGCCGTGATCGTGGGGTTGGTCGCCGGGTCGGTGTTCGTGCAGGCGGTGATGGTGCCGCTGCTGGCCGCGGATCTGGAGGGGCTCGACGCCGATGTGGCGCATGTCCGGACGCCGACGCTCGTGATCGTGGTCCTGGGCGTGGTGACCGTCCAGGTCGTCCTCGTCTGTGTGTGGCGGTTGGTGACGATGGTCCGGCGTGGCACGGTCTTCTCCCACGCCGCGTTCCGGTACGTGCACGGGGTGATCGGCGCGATGGTCGCGGCCGCGGCACTGGTGTTCGCGCTCGGCGTGGTCCTGGCGCCGGGCGAGGCGGTGGCCCCCGGTGTCGTGCTGCTGCTCGGCGGTGTCGGCCTGGCGGTGCTGGGGATGGCGCTCATCGTCCTGGTCCTGCGGATGCTGCTCGCGCAGGCCGTCAACCGGGACATCGAGGCGACGCGGATGCGGGCCGAACTGGCCGAGGTGATCTGATGCCGATCGCCGTCGACATCGACGTGATGCTGGCCAGGCGGAAGATGTCCGTGGGCGAACTCGCGGAACGCGTCGGTATCACCCCCGCCAACCTGGCGGTGCTCAAGAACGGCCGCGCCAAGGCCGTCCGCTTCACCACCCTCGCCGCGCTCTGCGAGGTACTCGAATGCCAGCCGGGAGACCTGCTCCGCTGGGAGACCGACCACACCGCGGCCCCCGACGACGCCACGGCCGGAGCGCGACCATGACCGCTCCCACGCCACGCCCGCTGCTCTTCGTCGACGTCGACGGCACCCTCCTGCCGTACGGCGGCGGGCGACTCCCCTCGTCCCCCGAGGACTGGGTCGACTGGCAGCACACGTCGAACCCACAGCTGGCGAAGATCGACCGCGCGCACGGCCTGCGCCTGCTGCGGCTGACCTGTGAACCGATGTGGGCCACCGCGTGGATGGACGACGCCAACGAGGTGATCGCCCCGCTGCTCGGCCTGCCGCGGTGGCCGGTTGTGGATCTGCCGGAGGCACCGGAGGAGGACCGGGCGGATCTGCTGCACTGGAAGACCCGCGCCCTCGTCCGCACCGCCGTCGGCCGCCCGTTCATCTGGCTCGACGACGAGATCACCGACCTCGACCGCGCCTGGGTGGCACGCCACCACCCCGGGCGCGCCCTCCTGCACCGCGTCGAACCCGAAGTGGGCCTGACCGCGGCGGACTTCACCGTGCTCCGGGGATGGCTGGCCGGCCGGTGACGAAGGCCGCCGCCGGCCGCCGCAGGTGCCCGGCGGCCCCGCGCACAGTCACAGGCGTCCCGGGCGGAGACGTACGAGGTGAAGGCCTGGACCGCGAACGTCCCTCCCCTCGATCGTCCCCGCCCGGAGCACTGCGTCGACCTCCGGCCGCAGGAACTCCCGCCCCTCGACGGCCTCCACGTCCAGGCCGTCGCCGCAGCGACACCTCATCGGCCCGGCTACCGGACCAGCTTCCAGTCCTGAGAACCGTCCGTGGACGCGTTCTGGAGGGTGAGTGGCGCGTCGGCCGCAGCTCCGGTCAGGTAGAGGTCCTTGTTCTTCGTCGACCGTAGTTTGATGTGACCGTCGCCGGTTCTGACGACGTCCCAGGTGCCTGTGGCGCTGTCGTCGACCCACTGGCCGATCCGTTGCCCGGCCGTCGCGTTGCCGGTCCAGACGGCCGCCGCCCGGCCGCCCGACTTGTTGAGCAGCGTCACACCCCCGTCGGACTTGGTGACGACGTGCCAGTACTGGGTGTCCGGGTCCGCCGCCGCCCCGGCGTCCTCCAGGACGATGTCGGGCACGTCCCCGTTGCCGATGTTCGCGTCGGTGGTGTTGTTCCCGGTACCGATGACCTGCCCGGTCCTCCGGTTCATCAACTTCCGGTAGGCGCCGGCGGATCCACCGAGATCGACCTCGGCGTACGCGATCGTCGAGGTGCCCTGGTTGTTGAGGATCACGACCCGGCCGGTGCCCTTCACGTACTGGAGGTTGCGGCTGTACCCCGCCCGTGACGTCGTCTGGTACTGCGTCCACACGCCGTCGGCGCGCCCGCTGTCGTTGACCCAGACGTCGCCGCTGCCGGCGGCGTTGTAGACAAGACGCCCGTCGGGCAGCCGGATCAGCACCGGGCTGCCGCCCTGCGCGAGCGGGCGGGATCCGGACACCACGGGCAGCGCGTCGACACCCATGCCGGTGGGGGAGCCCCGGAAGAACGTCAGCGGGTCGCTCGCGACGCGGTAGCGGGTGTTGGCCCCGCCGCCCCAGTACTCGTAGGTGAGCAGCCACTTGCCGTCCGCCGTCGGGACGAGGTTCGTCATGCCCGGCCGGCCGCCGCCGATCTCCGTCTTCCCGCCGCCCATGTCCTGGGTCGCCCCGGCGATGTCGACTACCGGAGCGCTCCACTTGGCGGCGCTGCCGTCCCAGGTCTTGTGGACCAGGATCTGCCCGTGCGAGTCCTTGGCCGTGTCGTTCGCCGGGTCGAGCTTCGGCACACCGGTGACCGGGTCGAAGCCGAGGTAGTCGTTCTCGTCGGAGTAGTAGCAGACCAACTTGCCCTTGTGGACCATCAGGTACGGCTCCCAGAGGGGGTCCACCTGCCGGTGCTTGTTGGCGTTCGCGATGTTCTGCCCCACCGCCCCCGCGCTGCCGCCCTGCCAGCCACCGGTCGCGACGACGTTGACCACCTTCCAGGTGCGGCCGTCGTCGGTGCTGGAGTACAGCGCGATGGCCATGTCGGAGCGGTCGCCGTCGTTGGACGGCGTCCAGTCCGGGTCGGCCGCCTTGTGCTCCTCGTAGTACGCGTCGTCGCCCGACACGACACTCGCCAGCAGCAGCGTGCCGGCCGCCAACTTCCCGACGCGCTGCGGGAGTACGTACAGGAACGGGTTGGTCCAGTTGCTCGTGTACTTCGCGTGGCGGGGGTCCTTCGACAGATACGCCGGCGCCTTCACCTCGGACAGCGGCTGCCAGGTCGTCCCGTCGTCGTCGCTCTTGTACACCGGGAGGGTCTGCCGGTCGGCGCTGCCGGTCGACGCCACGACCGTGGACTTCTCGAACGAGGCGACCAGCCGCCCGTTCGGCAGCTGCGCCGACTTGGGGTAGACCGCGCAGTTGCCCCGCCCCTTCAGACATGCCTCGCCGCCGAGCTGGTACATGACCCCACCGGTCGGGCTGTACGCCCCCGCACTGGCCATGGGCACCAGCAGCAGCGCGGACGCCGCCGTGAAGGTCCCCAGCGCTCTCGCGGCTCGTCTTCTCTGCATCGTTTCTCCTAGTCGAGGTCGGTGGCGACGAGGACCCGTACGTCCCACGGGCCGAGTGCCACTGCCGTGCCCGCCGCGATTGACGTGTCGTCCAGCGCGTCGGTGAGGTCGGCCGGAGCCGGCACGCTCGCGGGCTCCCAGCTCCAGTTGTGGACGATGTGGACGCGCCGCCCGTCCGCCGCCGTGCCGGTCGTCACGGTGACCGACTCCGGCAGATCCCCCCAGCCGTGGCGCGCGGCCGGCGCCAGCCACTCGGCCAGCGCGCGCCCGAGACGGCGGTCGGGCACCGTGCCGACGTACGTGATCCGTCCCGCACCGTGCCGCCGTGTGGTGAGCGCGGGCCAGCGGCCGAAGTGCGGATGGTCGTACGACGCCAGCACGTCGGCGTCGTCGACGGTGAGCCCGTCCGCCCAGCGGGTCGCCGCCGCGCCCTCCGGCAGCCGGAGCGGGCTGTCGGGCGCCGGGCGCACCGGGATGTCGCGCGTCAGGTTGCTGAACTCGTCGTAGTGCACGCCGGCCGCCGCCGTCAGCCGCCCGGGGGCCGGTTCGGTGCGGGCGCGGGCCTCGTGGTCGGCGTACCCGGTGCGCGGGGTCAGCACGAGATGGCCACCGGCCTCCGCGTAGGCGGCGAACCAGTCGAGGGTGGCGTCGGCGGCGAGGTACAGCGCCGGGACGACCAGCACCGGATGGCGGCGGACCGCCTCCTCGGGCATGAGGCCCGCGCGTTCACCGCTCGGGTCGTGCAACTGCCGGGCGTGCACGATTCGGACCTGGCGGCCCGCCTCGAACGCGCCCCGGTAGAACGAGTCGAAGATCCGGTGGTAGGCGGCGGGGTCCGGTGCGCCGTCCGGCGTGGCGAGCGGCGGGTACTTCTGCATCAGCCACTTGCTGGGCGTCGAGTACACCAGGGTGAGGTCGGCGTCCGGTTCGAGTCCGGCGACGAGCGGGCCGGCCGCGTCGAACTCCGCGCCGAGACGGGCGAGTTCGGCGTACGTGCGGCCGGGCTGCCCGGTGTGGGGGAGGATGCCGCCCCAGTAGGTCTCGGCGCCGAAGTGCAGGGTGTGCCAGTGCCAGTACTCGATCATCCGCGCGCCGCGCGAGACGAGCGCCCAGGCCGCCTGCCGCCACTGCCCGTCGTAGCCGGGGCGGTTGTCCCACGCCATGCCGATCGAACCGGCGTTGGTCTCGGTGACGAGGAACGGCTCCTGACGGGAGGAGAACATCCAGTCGGCGGTCTGGTACAGCGCCCACACCCCGGTCGTCTTCCACTTCTGCTCATGACCGTCGGGGGTGGGGTCGGGGAGCAGCAGACCGTCCTGCATGTCGTAGTACGGGTTGCCGGAGGCGATGTCGAGACGGTCGGACAGCTCGTCGTCCTCCACCCCCTGACGGGTGTAGGAGATGCAGGTGGTGACGAACTGCTCGGGCGAGGCGTACTCGCGGACGATGTCGGCCTGCCAGCCGATGAACTCGGTGACCTGCCGGGCCTGGAACTCCCGCCAGGCCACGTCGTACTGGGGCTGTTCATTGCCGTCCGGGGTCCACAGGTCGGCCCAGGTCGACAGCCGGTGCGACCAGTAGACGAGCCCCCACTCCCGGTTGAGGGTCTCCACGTCGCCGTACTTCGCGCGCAGATGGTCCACGAACCGCTGGAACACCCCGTGGTTGTGGAAGAGGTGCAGACCGGGCTCGTTGTCGACCTGGAAGCCGATGACGGCCGGGTGGCCGGCGTACCGGCCGACGACCTTGCGGATGATCCGCTCGGCGTGGAAGCGGAACGCCGGGTGGGTGAAGTCGATCTCCTGCCGGGCGCCCCAGCCCATGCGCTCACCGGTCCGGCGCTCGGCCGTGATCTCCGGGTACTGCCGGGCCAGCCACGGCGGGGCCGCGTACGTCGGGGTGCCGAGGACGACGGAGATGCCGCGCTCGTGGGCGCCGTCCAGGACCGGCTGGAGCCAGTCGAGATCGAACGTCCCGTTCTCCGGCTCCCAGGTCGACCACACCGACTCGCCGACCCGGATCACGGTCACATGGGCGTCGGCCATCAGGTCCAGGTCGGTCTTGAGGCGTTCGGCGGGCCGTTCGTAGGGCTGGTACTCGTGGTAGTACGCGGCGCCGAACAGGACGCGGGCAGGCAGAGCCGCCATGAAGAAGAACCTCCGAGAGAAAGAGTGGGGGGAGTGGTACGAGGGCGGTGGGCCCTACTGTTTGACGCCGCCGGCGGCCAGACCGCTCTGCCAGTACCGCTGCAGCATCAGGAACGCCACCACCAGCGGCACGATCGAGATCAGGGAACCGGTCACGACCAGCGCGAGCATGTCGCTGCTGGCGCCCGCCCCGCCGTTCTGGGCCTGCGCGGCCCAGGAGGCCAGGCCCACGGTGATCGGGTACAGGTCGGGGTCGTTGAGCATGATCAGCGGCAGGAAGTAGTTGTTCCAGGTCGCCACCAACGTGAACAGCAGGACCGTCACCACCCCGGGAGCCATCAGCCGCAGGGCGATCCGGAAGAAGATCCGGGCCTCCCCGGCACCGTCGATCCGGGCGGCCTCCAGGATGCTGTCGGGGACGGAGTCCGCCGCGTAGACACGCATCAGGTACAGGCCGAACGGGTTGACCAGGGACGGCAGGATGATCGCCCAGGGGGTGTTGGCGAGGCCCGCCTGCGCGAACAGCAGATAGGTCGGGATGGCCAGCGCGGTGGTCGGGACCATGACGGCCCCGAGCACCAGGTTGAAGGCTGCGCCGTCGCCGCGGAAGCGGAACTTGGCGAACCCGTACCCGGCCGCCGCCGCGAGCAGCGCGGCCCCGACCGCGCTGACCCCGGCGTACAGAGCCGTGTTGAGCAGCCAGCGCGCGAAGACGCCGTCGTCCTGGGTGAACGTCTCCTTGATGTTCGTCAGCAGCTGCGGGGCGTCCGAGAACCACAGGCCGAAGCTGTTGAACAGGTCCTGCGTGCTCTTGGTCGAGGCGACCAGCAGCCAGAACAGGGGCAGGAGGAAGTAGGCGAGGGCCGCCAGCATGGCGATCGTCAGCGGGGTGCTGCGGCGGGCCGGGTTCTTCCCGCGGTGCGTCAGACGCGCCGGCTTCTTCGCGGTCCTGGTCACCGGGGGCGCGGGCATCGTCGTGGTCACGGGGTCCTCCTGCGGTTCGCGGT
This genomic stretch from Streptomyces deccanensis harbors:
- a CDS encoding lysophospholipid acyltransferase family protein, whose translation is MFSRLADVLVPVVGRLTVTVDAGSVWTPGSIVVANHTSLADPAIVLAALHRLGIEPVAMGAAGLWRIPLLGRALTREGYIPVYRRDPRAADALDLAAAALAEGRTVLIYAEGGIPVRKDAAEAAPGAFRSGLTRLAARTGAPVVPVGQAGARRVTSGGTVKQVAGLVTAPLRRPELHVHVGAPLSLTADHTANTRQAHAAVTAAWRTAAARLGEPAALAA
- a CDS encoding beta-galactosidase, with translation MAALPARVLFGAAYYHEYQPYERPAERLKTDLDLMADAHVTVIRVGESVWSTWEPENGTFDLDWLQPVLDGAHERGISVVLGTPTYAAPPWLARQYPEITAERRTGERMGWGARQEIDFTHPAFRFHAERIIRKVVGRYAGHPAVIGFQVDNEPGLHLFHNHGVFQRFVDHLRAKYGDVETLNREWGLVYWSHRLSTWADLWTPDGNEQPQYDVAWREFQARQVTEFIGWQADIVREYASPEQFVTTCISYTRQGVEDDELSDRLDIASGNPYYDMQDGLLLPDPTPDGHEQKWKTTGVWALYQTADWMFSSRQEPFLVTETNAGSIGMAWDNRPGYDGQWRQAAWALVSRGARMIEYWHWHTLHFGAETYWGGILPHTGQPGRTYAELARLGAEFDAAGPLVAGLEPDADLTLVYSTPSKWLMQKYPPLATPDGAPDPAAYHRIFDSFYRGAFEAGRQVRIVHARQLHDPSGERAGLMPEEAVRRHPVLVVPALYLAADATLDWFAAYAEAGGHLVLTPRTGYADHEARARTEPAPGRLTAAAGVHYDEFSNLTRDIPVRPAPDSPLRLPEGAAATRWADGLTVDDADVLASYDHPHFGRWPALTTRRHGAGRITYVGTVPDRRLGRALAEWLAPAARHGWGDLPESVTVTTGTAADGRRVHIVHNWSWEPASVPAPADLTDALDDTSIAAGTAVALGPWDVRVLVATDLD
- a CDS encoding alpha/beta fold hydrolase — its product is MTLLDLGRIRLFCTSLGPQAREDAPTLLLVHGWGGDGREWSPHAEALADRFRILVPDLRGHGRSEVPDEGNTPAEMAEDLAVLLHSLGAGPVVAVGHSMGVQVVNLLAVHHPNAVRSVIALDPAHGADEAEAARIPTRLAEYREHGARAAAVLVAGAFSPGAPPGLRTAHIRTMLGTPDHVIAQAYAGMYTDPGAVGVRPHSETHLRRRTQPALTVWSFEEHAAWERGTLRVPGSRVEHWPHTGHYLHEERTDRTIRLIRDWAAGEQPG
- a CDS encoding RICIN domain-containing protein, which gives rise to MQRRRAARALGTFTAASALLLVPMASAGAYSPTGGVMYQLGGEACLKGRGNCAVYPKSAQLPNGRLVASFEKSTVVASTGSADRQTLPVYKSDDDGTTWQPLSEVKAPAYLSKDPRHAKYTSNWTNPFLYVLPQRVGKLAAGTLLLASVVSGDDAYYEEHKAADPDWTPSNDGDRSDMAIALYSSTDDGRTWKVVNVVATGGWQGGSAGAVGQNIANANKHRQVDPLWEPYLMVHKGKLVCYYSDENDYLGFDPVTGVPKLDPANDTAKDSHGQILVHKTWDGSAAKWSAPVVDIAGATQDMGGGKTEIGGGRPGMTNLVPTADGKWLLTYEYWGGGANTRYRVASDPLTFFRGSPTGMGVDALPVVSGSRPLAQGGSPVLIRLPDGRLVYNAAGSGDVWVNDSGRADGVWTQYQTTSRAGYSRNLQYVKGTGRVVILNNQGTSTIAYAEVDLGGSAGAYRKLMNRRTGQVIGTGNNTTDANIGNGDVPDIVLEDAGAAADPDTQYWHVVTKSDGGVTLLNKSGGRAAAVWTGNATAGQRIGQWVDDSATGTWDVVRTGDGHIKLRSTKNKDLYLTGAAADAPLTLQNASTDGSQDWKLVR
- a CDS encoding carbohydrate ABC transporter permease, yielding MTTTMPAPPVTRTAKKPARLTHRGKNPARRSTPLTIAMLAALAYFLLPLFWLLVASTKSTQDLFNSFGLWFSDAPQLLTNIKETFTQDDGVFARWLLNTALYAGVSAVGAALLAAAAGYGFAKFRFRGDGAAFNLVLGAVMVPTTALAIPTYLLFAQAGLANTPWAIILPSLVNPFGLYLMRVYAADSVPDSILEAARIDGAGEARIFFRIALRLMAPGVVTVLLFTLVATWNNYFLPLIMLNDPDLYPITVGLASWAAQAQNGGAGASSDMLALVVTGSLISIVPLVVAFLMLQRYWQSGLAAGGVKQ
- a CDS encoding DUF2975 domain-containing protein, which encodes MGKLTVLALRAVIVGLVAGSVFVQAVMVPLLAADLEGLDADVAHVRTPTLVIVVLGVVTVQVVLVCVWRLVTMVRRGTVFSHAAFRYVHGVIGAMVAAAALVFALGVVLAPGEAVAPGVVLLLGGVGLAVLGMALIVLVLRMLLAQAVNRDIEATRMRAELAEVI
- a CDS encoding helix-turn-helix domain-containing protein, with protein sequence MPIAVDIDVMLARRKMSVGELAERVGITPANLAVLKNGRAKAVRFTTLAALCEVLECQPGDLLRWETDHTAAPDDATAGARP